A genome region from Arachis duranensis cultivar V14167 chromosome 6, aradu.V14167.gnm2.J7QH, whole genome shotgun sequence includes the following:
- the LOC107495782 gene encoding phosphatidate phosphatase PAH2, producing the protein MQAVERLGSFITRGVSTVSMPFIPYGGAVDIVVVQQKDGSFKSSPWFVRFGKLHRVLKADEKKVSISVNGSEAGFHMHMNHKGEAFFLRDTHCEQQGDEDSGSSESSSSGEDADVVLPWGRKRNFKSKSCKFDPDGSFVADMNALNNDKIVDRTNSRGSRLFRLVLGQRSFNGEVDEDAEDLLERAEIAANLLDLKWSTNLKFDQLPRRERKNTRGGTLENGLHSSKVDDLHAQQRDCSHSVLDMFDVADFEKLPKFQKSRTISVYRPHRKANKVRADTPTSEQLASLNLQEGRNLVTFRYSTAMLGTQKIDARIYLWKWNTRIVISDVDGTITRSDVLGQVMPLVGIDWSQTGVAHLFSAIQDNGYQLLFLSARAISQACHTRRFLFNLKQDGKVLPDGPVVISPDGLFPALYREVIRRAPHEFKIACLEEIRALFPPDCNPFYAGFGNRDTDELSYLKVGIPKGKIFIINPRGEIAVNCFDAQSYPSLHAVVDGIFPPTDSSEQEDFNSWNCLRLPSVS; encoded by the exons ATGCAAGCTGTGGAGAGGCTAGGGAGCTTTATCACCCGCGGAGTTTCGACTGTTTCAATGCCGTTCATCCCTTATGGTGGTGCTGTGGACATTGTTGTAGTTCAACAAAAAGATGGCAGCTTCAAGTCCTCTCCTTGGTTCGTTCGATTCGGGAAACTTCACAGGGTTCTCAAGGCTGATGAGAAGAAGGTTAGCATCAGTGTCAATGGATCCGAAGCCGGTTTCCACATGCACATGAACCATAAAGGGGAAGCCTTCTTTTTGAGGGATACACATTGTGAACAACAAGGGGATGAAGATTCCGGATCTAGCGAATCATCATCGTCCGGCGAAGATGCTGATGTTGTCCTACCATGGGGCAGGAAGAGGAATTTCAAGTCAAAAAGTTGCAAGTTTGATCCGGATGGATCATTTGTAGCTGATATGAATGCCTTAAACAATGATAAGATTGTGGACAGGACTAATTCTCGCGGATCCCGGCTATTTAGGCTTGTGTTGGGGCAAAGGTCCTTCAATGGGGAAGTTGATGAAGATGCAGAAGACTTATTGGAACGTGCTGAGATTGCAGCCAACCTTTTGGACCTCAAGTGGTCTACGAATCTGAAATTCGACCAGCTACCTCGTCGAGAAAGAAAGAACACTAGGGGTGGTACCTTGGAGAATGGTTTACATTCATCAAAG GTTGATGATTTGCATGCTCAGCAAAGGGATTGTTCTCATAGTGTCCTTGATATGTTTGATGTTGCGGACTTTGAAAAGCTAcctaaatttcaaaaatctcgCACCATTAGTGTATATCGGCCACATCGAAAAGCCAACAAGGTTAGGGCAGATACCCCAACATCTGAACAGCTAGCATCCTTGAATCTGCAGGAAGGAAGGAACTTGGTAACCTTTCGTTATTCTACAGCTATGTTGGGGACACAGAAG ATTGATGCTCGGATATATTTGTGGAAATGGAACACCCGAATAGTGATATCGGATGTGGATGGAACAATTACAAG GTCTGATGTTCTAGGTCAGGTCATGCCTTTAGTCGGAATCGATTGGTCACAAACCGGTGTTGCACATTTATTCTCTGCTATCCAG GATAATGGATACCAACTACTTTTTCTTAGTGCTCGTGCAATTTCTCAAGCCTGTCATACCAGACGATTCCTATTCAACCTTAAACAG GATGGGAAAGTATTACCGGATGGTCCGGTCGTCATTTCCCCGGACGGACTTTTTCCTGCTCTGTATCGAGAAG TTATCCGGCGAGCTCCTCATGAATTCAAAATCGCATGCTTAGAG GAAATAAGGGCACTTTTCCCTCCTGATTGCAATCCATTCTATGCTGGTTTCGGAAATAGGGATACTGATGAACTCAGCTACCTTAAGGTTGGAATCCCTAAAGGAAAAATCTTCATAATCAATCCCAGG GGAGAGATTGCTGTAAATTGTTTCGACGCGCAATCATATCCTTCTCTTCATGCCGTTGTAGATGGAATATTCCCCCCGACAGACTCGTCTGAGCAG GAGGATTTCAATTCATGGAACTGTTTGCGGTTGCCCTCGGTGTCATAA